A single region of the Neotabrizicola shimadae genome encodes:
- a CDS encoding DMT family transporter: MTTSAAPLPVSQSRNSRLGIWLMIAAVATFAAQDGFSRHLAGSYNTLMVVMVRYWAFAGFVILLALRRPEGFVPAIRSRRLPAHVLRALLLVAEICIIIWGYTLIGLIESHAVFAICPLLIVALSGPILGERIVWQRWAAVAAGMAGVLVILRPGAGVFSWPALLPFASALMFALYSVLTRLTTRDEPTFPAFFWPGVIGAVIMTVIGLPHWQPLSPQDTVFLAIYSALSILSHWLLLKCYQATEAARVQPYAYLQIVFVTIIGITIYGEHLALPVAIGTAIVVAAGLYALSLERKRP, from the coding sequence ATGACCACCTCGGCCGCGCCCCTGCCCGTATCGCAAAGCCGCAATTCCCGGCTTGGCATCTGGCTCATGATCGCCGCCGTCGCGACCTTCGCCGCGCAGGACGGCTTCTCGCGCCACCTGGCGGGCAGTTACAACACGCTCATGGTGGTGATGGTCCGCTACTGGGCCTTCGCCGGTTTCGTGATCCTCCTGGCGCTGCGCCGGCCCGAGGGCTTCGTGCCCGCCATCCGCTCGCGCCGCCTGCCCGCGCATGTGCTGCGCGCGCTCCTCCTGGTGGCCGAGATCTGCATCATCATCTGGGGCTATACGCTGATCGGCCTGATCGAAAGCCATGCGGTCTTCGCCATCTGCCCCCTGCTGATCGTCGCGCTCTCCGGCCCGATCCTGGGCGAGCGCATCGTCTGGCAAAGATGGGCGGCCGTCGCCGCCGGCATGGCCGGGGTGCTGGTGATCCTGCGCCCCGGCGCGGGGGTGTTTTCCTGGCCGGCGCTCTTGCCCTTCGCCTCGGCCCTTATGTTCGCGCTCTACTCGGTGCTCACTCGGCTCACCACGCGGGACGAGCCGACCTTCCCCGCCTTCTTCTGGCCCGGCGTGATCGGCGCAGTCATCATGACGGTGATCGGCCTGCCGCACTGGCAGCCGCTGTCGCCGCAGGACACCGTGTTCCTCGCCATCTATTCGGCCCTGTCGATCCTGTCGCACTGGCTGCTTCTCAAATGCTACCAGGCAACCGAGGCGGCCCGGGTCCAGCCCTACGCCTATCTCCAGATCGTTTTCGTCACGATCATCGGCATCACCATCTATGGCGAACACCTTGCCTTGCCCGTGGCCATCGGCACGGCCATCGTGGTCGCGGCGGGTCTTTACGCCCTGTCGCTGGAACGCAAGCGCCCATGA
- a CDS encoding DMT family transporter: MTQQNTRLGIWLMIATTAVFAAQDGVSRHLAGTYNVFMVVMIRYWFFAAFVTTLAMRQPGGLRHSVRSAFPWLQLARGAILIAEICVLILSFTRLGLIESHAVFACYPLLIAALSGPILGEKVGWRRWSAILVGFLGVIIILQPDSGVFSPWALVPFAAALLFAVYGLLTRFVARRDAASVSFFWTGIIGAVLITPLGLTHWEPMTAPDWGWMAALCLMGVLGHWLLIKAYAVAEASAVQPFAYLQLVFASAIGLTLFSEVLRPNVAIGAGLVVAAGLFTLWRAQVRARAARQS; the protein is encoded by the coding sequence ATGACCCAGCAGAACACCCGTCTCGGCATCTGGCTGATGATCGCCACCACGGCGGTCTTCGCCGCGCAGGACGGCGTGTCACGTCACCTGGCGGGCACCTACAACGTCTTCATGGTGGTGATGATCCGCTACTGGTTCTTCGCCGCCTTCGTCACCACGCTGGCCATGCGCCAGCCCGGCGGGCTCAGGCACTCGGTCCGCTCGGCCTTTCCCTGGTTGCAACTGGCGCGCGGCGCGATCCTCATCGCCGAAATCTGCGTGCTGATCCTGTCCTTCACCAGGCTCGGCCTGATCGAAAGCCACGCGGTCTTTGCCTGCTATCCCCTGCTCATCGCGGCCCTTTCCGGTCCGATCCTGGGCGAAAAGGTCGGCTGGCGGCGGTGGAGCGCGATCCTCGTGGGCTTCCTCGGCGTGATCATCATCCTGCAACCCGATTCGGGCGTGTTCTCGCCCTGGGCGCTGGTGCCCTTCGCCGCCGCACTGCTCTTCGCCGTCTACGGCCTGCTCACCCGCTTCGTGGCCCGGCGCGACGCCGCCTCGGTCAGCTTCTTCTGGACAGGCATCATCGGCGCCGTGCTCATCACGCCCTTAGGCCTGACGCACTGGGAACCCATGACCGCGCCCGACTGGGGCTGGATGGCCGCGCTCTGCCTGATGGGCGTTCTGGGCCACTGGCTCCTGATCAAGGCCTATGCCGTGGCCGAAGCCAGCGCCGTCCAGCCCTTCGCCTACCTGCAGCTCGTCTTTGCCTCGGCCATCGGCCTGACGCTGTTCAGCGAGGTTCTGCGCCCCAACGTCGCCATCGGCGCGGGCCTCGTGGTGGCCGCGGGCCTCTTTACCCTGTGGCGCGCGCAAGTCCGCGCCCGCGCCGCGCGTCAGTCGTAG
- the mnmD gene encoding tRNA (5-methylaminomethyl-2-thiouridine)(34)-methyltransferase MnmD, which produces MSTPDQTALTWRDGTIPVSTRFDDPYFSLAGGLDETRHVFLAGNHLPARFRDSFHIAELGFGTGLNLMATLISRAASPAPGTIRYTSFEAFPLPAADIARALAAFPEAEAVAAPFLDQWSRGETRLSLPGIEAEIILGDARETLPAWAGRADAWYLDGFAPAKNPDLWSDALMAQVAAHTAPGGTFATYTAAGHVRRALAASGFAVTRQPGFGRKRHMTTGTLT; this is translated from the coding sequence ATGTCCACACCCGACCAGACCGCTCTGACCTGGCGCGACGGAACCATCCCCGTCTCGACCCGGTTCGACGACCCCTATTTCTCGCTGGCCGGCGGCCTGGACGAGACGCGCCACGTCTTCCTTGCCGGCAACCACCTGCCCGCCCGCTTCCGCGACAGCTTCCACATCGCCGAACTTGGGTTCGGCACCGGCCTCAACCTGATGGCCACCCTCATCTCCCGCGCCGCCAGCCCGGCGCCCGGCACGATCCGCTACACCTCGTTCGAGGCCTTCCCCCTTCCCGCCGCCGACATCGCCCGCGCGCTGGCCGCCTTCCCCGAGGCCGAAGCCGTGGCCGCCCCCTTCCTCGACCAGTGGAGCCGGGGCGAAACCCGCCTGTCCCTGCCGGGCATCGAAGCCGAAATCATCCTGGGCGATGCGCGCGAAACCCTGCCCGCCTGGGCGGGCCGCGCCGATGCCTGGTATCTGGACGGCTTCGCCCCGGCCAAGAACCCCGACCTCTGGTCCGATGCCCTGATGGCCCAGGTCGCCGCCCACACCGCCCCCGGCGGCACCTTCGCCACCTACACCGCCGCCGGCCATGTCCGCCGCGCGCTGGCGGCATCGGGCTTCGCCGTCACCCGCCAGCCCGGCTTCGGGCGCAAGCGCCACATGACCACCGGAACGCTGACATGA